The Nonlabens sp. Hel1_33_55 genome contains the following window.
ACGGTCATTAGCACCAACAAATAATATCTCACAATCAGGCCATCTACGACGGCACTCGTTTGCAATCGAGATCGCTGGGAAGATGTGGCCTCCAGTACCACCGCCAGATATGATGATTCTATAAGGCTTCACTAAGTACATCTAAAGGGTTCAACTCTTCCTCAGGAGTTTCCTGAGCTTTTATGGCTTGTCGTTTTGCACTCACGCTTAATATGATACCTATCGCCATGCATGTCATCCAGATGGATGTTCCACCGCTGGAAATAAGTGGTAGGGTCTGTCCTGTTACTGGAAATAGATTCACGGCTACCGCCATATTGATCAAAGCCTGTAATACAATCGGGAATCCAACGCCAATGACGAGCAAAGTACCAAAAATTGTGTCTGCCTTGTTTGCTATCACTACTAGTCTAAAAAGCACCAGCATATACACTAACAAGACTACAGCGCCACCTATCAATCCAAATTCTTCAATAATTATGGCATAAATAAAGTCACTGCTGGATTGTGGTAAAAAGTGTTTTTGTTGACTCTTTCCTGGACCTTGTCCCCAAACGTAACCTGTTGCTATGGCAGTTTTGGCTTTATCTACTTGATATTCAGAATCTGATGTTCCATCGCCAGAGAAACTCTCGATACGGCTTACCCAAGTATCAACACGATTGGGAAATGCATCTGGAAATGCCTTTGCGGTAAGTATAAATAATATTAGAACCACTAATCCAGTTCCCACAATTCCCAATAAATACTTCCAAGGATAGCCGCCTATGAAGCAGACTAACAAAACCATTAAAAATAAGATTGCCGTAGTGGAGAAATTAGATGGTAAAATGAGTGCCAGAATCAATCCAACGGGCAGCCACAAAGGCAATAGTGATTTTTTGAACTCAATGACTTTATCACGCATCGAATTAAGATAACGAGCTACCCAAACCATGAGTACCACGGCAGCCAACGTACTGGTCTGGAATCCAACTCCAACTATGGGAATCTGAATCCAGCGACTGGCATTAGCGCCATCCATCTCAGTGCCTTGAAATGCCGTGAAAATGAGTAGCAAAATCACGATAGGCAGCATGATAAAACTTAATCCCTTGAAGTAATTGTAGGGGATTTTATGAAACGTGTACGCAATTCCCAATCCCAGAATTAAGTGCGCAAAATGCTTCACCACATATTGGAGTGTATTTCCTTCACCGCCATTTAAATAAGCCAAATTACTACTGGCACTATATACCGGTAAAAACGAAAATATCGCCAGTATCAGCACCAAAGCCCATAAAAAGGAATCACCAGATATGTAGTCTCTTATTCTCAAATTATAATCCTCTTACAGCTTTTTTGAATTGGCGACCACGGTCTTCATAATTGTCAAATAAATCAAAACTTGCGCACGCGGGACTCAACAACACATTATCACCTGCATCGGCTAGTTTGTAGGCAACTCTGACGGCATCTTCCATGGAGCCAGTCTCTACCATTTGTTCTACACAGCCACTAAATGCTTCTACTATTTTAGAATTATCAACACCTAGGCAAACGATAGCTTTAACATGCTTGTTTACTAAATGAAATAACTGTGAGTAATCGTTACCCTTATCCACGCCACCAACAATCCAGACGGTAGGTTGCTCCATACTGTCCAATGCATAAAAAGTAGCATTGACATTAGTTGCTTTTGAATCGTTGATATATTGAACCTTATTAATCTTTAGTACCTGCTCAAGTCTGTGCTCCACACCTTGAAAGGATTGCATACTTTGTCTGATCGTCTCTTTACGAATCTTTAAAAGTTTTGCAGTGGTAGCAGCCGCCATGGCGTTTGCAGTGTTGTGTTGTCCCTTGAGGGAAAGTTGTTCTAATGGCATAGTAAATGGGGTTTGGTCAATAGCGACCTTGATTGTGTTGTTTATGAGTGATGCACCATATTCCAATTCTTTGGTCATTGAGAATGGAACTAGTGTGGATTTTATAGGAGTGGATTGAAGCGCACTAGTGATGGCTTCGTCGTCAGCGTTGTACACCAGATAATCAGTTGAATCCTGATTCATGGCAATGCGCATTTTTGAGGCTAGGTAATTTTCAAATTTGTAATCGTATCGATCCAGATGATCTGGCGTTACGTTGAGTAATACCGCTACCTTAGGTTTGAAATTATTAATACCATCTAGCTGGAAACTACTTACTTCCAGTAAACGAACCTCAGCTGGAGATTCGGCGACTTGTTGGGCAAAACTCTTGCCTATATTACCGCCCATAGTGTGATCTATTCCAGCTTCGGTTAAAAGATGTCCCAGTAAACTGGTGACTGTCGTTTTACCGTTGCTTCCTGTTACTGCAATGATGGTTTCGTTCGAGTGCTCTGCAGCAAATTCAATTTCTGATATTACTGGAATTCCATCATCAATAGCTTCTTTAATAATTCCTGCAGTATCTGGAATGCCTGGACTTTTCACGATCAGACTTGCAGCTAGGATGGTTTCTACCGTATGAGATCCTGACTCGTAGGGAATGTTGTGGGTTTGTAACGCTTTCGCGAAAGCGTCACTCAATTCATCTCTATTGCTTAAAAACACCTTGTAGCCACGATCTGCAGCCAGCATTGCTGCGCCCATACCGCTGATGCCACCGCCAAGAATGACGACGTTAGAAAAATTATATGTGGAATTTTTCTGTGTCATTAACGTACCTTGAGTGTGACGATGGATATGATGGCGAGAAGGATCCCAACGATCCAGAATCTTACGACGATTTTGGACTCATGGAAACCTCTTTTTTGATAATGATGGTGCAATGGCGACATCAAAAAGATGCGACGGCCTTCACCAAATTTCTGACGCGTGTACTTGAACCAACTGACCTGCATGACTACAGACAGGTTCTCCATGATGAAGACACCACAAAGTATCGGGATCAATAGTTCCTTGCGGGTTGCAATCGCTAATACAGCGATAATACCGCCTATGGTAAGACTTCCCGTATCACCCATAAACACCTGGGCGGGAAATGTATTGTACCATAAAAATCCAACGAGTGCTCCAGCAAAAGCAGTGATAAATACCACCATTTCACCCGAATCAGGGATGTACATCACGTTGAGATAATCTGCAAATATGATATTACCTGATATCCAGGCAAATAATGCTAGCGTGATTACTACAATAACACTTGTTCCTGCCGCGAGGCCGTCAATACCGTCGGTAAGATTGGCACCATTAGAGACTGCGGTGACGATGAAAATAACAATGGGAATAAAGATTAACCAGGCAAACGGAGCTAGATCTGGATCGATCCATGTTACTAAAGATTCATAATCAAATTCGTTTTCCTTCACAAAAGGAATCGTTGTTTTAGTAGAATGCTCTGCTGGACCGAATTCCGCTAGCGAGTTTTCATATACCAACTCTTGCGTGTTGTTAGGGTTGGCCAGTTCTTCCTTTATGGTGATGTCATCATTGAAGAACATGATGGCTCCTATGATTAGTCCCAAACCAACTTGTCCAATTACCTTGAACCAACCTTTGAGACCACCTTTATCTTTTTTGAAAATCTTGATGTAGTCATCTGTAAATCCTATACAACCCATCCATACCGTAGTGATGAGCAACATGATTACGTAAATATTATCTAGCTGGCACAGCAACAATGCAGGAATAAGAGTTCCCAGAATAATGATAACGCCACCCATGGTAGGTGTTCCCGCCTTTTGAGCCTGACCTTCCAGCCCTAAATCGCGAACGCTCTCACCTACTTGTTTTCTTTGTAGATAATTGATAATGCGCTTACCGTAAATAGTGGAGAATCCCAAAGAGAAAACAAACGCCAATGCAGCTCTGAATGTAATGAATTCAAACAATGACGCACCAGGAACCTGAAATTCACTCTCTAAATATTTAAATAGATAGTATAGCATTATTTGTCGAGGTTTTTGAGGATGGTTGTTATCTTGAGACGGTCGTCAAAATCATGGCGCACACCATTAATTTCCTGATATGTTTCGTGTCCTTTTCCAGCAATCAATATGATATCTTGTGGATTTGCCATATTTGCCGCGGTTTTGATCGCCTGCTCGCGGTCTGCTATGGTTACCGACTTTTTATAATTCTGTGGTTCCACGCCAGCTTCCATTTCCTTCAAAATCACTTGTGGATCTTCCGTTCTGGGATTGTCGCTCGTTAAGATGACCATGTCACTTAAAGTCGTTGCTACATTTGCCATGATAGGTCGTTTTGTACGATCCCTATCGCCACCGCAACCAACTACCGTAATGACTTTTTCGTTTTTGGTACGTATGCTATTTATGGTTTCCAGCACATTTTTCAATGCATCTGGTGTATGTGCATAATCTACAATAGCGGTAATTCTATCTTTTACGGTTGTGAAGTATTGAAATCTGCCAGAGACACCATCCAGTTTTGAAATGGCTTCCAAAACTTCCAATTCTTCCAGTCCCAATTCAATGGCACAGGCATAAATCGCCAATACATTATAGGCATTGAACTCACCAATCATCTTAGTCCACAATTCGTGTCCA
Protein-coding sequences here:
- the mraY gene encoding phospho-N-acetylmuramoyl-pentapeptide-transferase — translated: MLYYLFKYLESEFQVPGASLFEFITFRAALAFVFSLGFSTIYGKRIINYLQRKQVGESVRDLGLEGQAQKAGTPTMGGVIIILGTLIPALLLCQLDNIYVIMLLITTVWMGCIGFTDDYIKIFKKDKGGLKGWFKVIGQVGLGLIIGAIMFFNDDITIKEELANPNNTQELVYENSLAEFGPAEHSTKTTIPFVKENEFDYESLVTWIDPDLAPFAWLIFIPIVIFIVTAVSNGANLTDGIDGLAAGTSVIVVITLALFAWISGNIIFADYLNVMYIPDSGEMVVFITAFAGALVGFLWYNTFPAQVFMGDTGSLTIGGIIAVLAIATRKELLIPILCGVFIMENLSVVMQVSWFKYTRQKFGEGRRIFLMSPLHHHYQKRGFHESKIVVRFWIVGILLAIISIVTLKVR
- the murD gene encoding UDP-N-acetylmuramoyl-L-alanine--D-glutamate ligase; the protein is MTQKNSTYNFSNVVILGGGISGMGAAMLAADRGYKVFLSNRDELSDAFAKALQTHNIPYESGSHTVETILAASLIVKSPGIPDTAGIIKEAIDDGIPVISEIEFAAEHSNETIIAVTGSNGKTTVTSLLGHLLTEAGIDHTMGGNIGKSFAQQVAESPAEVRLLEVSSFQLDGINNFKPKVAVLLNVTPDHLDRYDYKFENYLASKMRIAMNQDSTDYLVYNADDEAITSALQSTPIKSTLVPFSMTKELEYGASLINNTIKVAIDQTPFTMPLEQLSLKGQHNTANAMAAATTAKLLKIRKETIRQSMQSFQGVEHRLEQVLKINKVQYINDSKATNVNATFYALDSMEQPTVWIVGGVDKGNDYSQLFHLVNKHVKAIVCLGVDNSKIVEAFSGCVEQMVETGSMEDAVRVAYKLADAGDNVLLSPACASFDLFDNYEDRGRQFKKAVRGL
- a CDS encoding FtsW/RodA/SpoVE family cell cycle protein → MRIRDYISGDSFLWALVLILAIFSFLPVYSASSNLAYLNGGEGNTLQYVVKHFAHLILGLGIAYTFHKIPYNYFKGLSFIMLPIVILLLIFTAFQGTEMDGANASRWIQIPIVGVGFQTSTLAAVVLMVWVARYLNSMRDKVIEFKKSLLPLWLPVGLILALILPSNFSTTAILFLMVLLVCFIGGYPWKYLLGIVGTGLVVLILFILTAKAFPDAFPNRVDTWVSRIESFSGDGTSDSEYQVDKAKTAIATGYVWGQGPGKSQQKHFLPQSSSDFIYAIIIEEFGLIGGAVVLLVYMLVLFRLVVIANKADTIFGTLLVIGVGFPIVLQALINMAVAVNLFPVTGQTLPLISSGGTSIWMTCMAIGIILSVSAKRQAIKAQETPEEELNPLDVLSEAL